Proteins co-encoded in one Pongo pygmaeus isolate AG05252 chromosome 23, NHGRI_mPonPyg2-v2.0_pri, whole genome shotgun sequence genomic window:
- the BID gene encoding BH3-interacting domain death agonist isoform X2: protein MDRSIPPGLVNGLALQLRNTSRSEEDRNRDLATALEQLLQAYPTDMEKEKTMLVLALLLAKKVASHTPSLLRDVFHTTVNFINQNLRTYVRSLARNGMD from the exons ATGGACCGTAGCATCCCTCCGGGCCTGGTGAACGGCCTGGCCCTGCAGCTCAGGAACACCAGCCGGTCAGAGGAG GACCGGAACAGGGACCTGGCCACTGCCCTGGAGCAGCTGCTGCAGGCCTACCCTACAGACATGGAGAAGGAGAAGACCATGCTGGTGCTGGCCCTGCTGCTGGCCAAGAAGGTGGCCAGTCACACACCGTCCTTGCTGCGTGATGTCTTTCACACAACGGTGAATTTTATTAACCAGAACCTACGCACCTACGTGAGGAGCTTAGCCAGAAAT GGGATGGACTGA